CTTCCGGGACTGCGCCGACCCAGGTGGAATACCAGCCGGCGGTTTTATCGGTTCTGCGTTCGCCAACAAACAGAGTCTGTGATGTACCATCAGTAATGTCACGGAAACGGGTATTACTGTTCTGGTAGAAAAGTCCCGTACTTTTGCAGGCAGTTCCCGCCGGGACGGTTTCACAATCATCCAGTTCATCGCTACCGAACACCCCGATATAATTACCGGTTGCCAGCTTAGCGAGGACATTTCCTGGATTTCCTTCTTCTTCAAGATCGAACGTATTGTCGGCTGGATCTGAAGGGCAACGAAATACCGTGAGAGTCTGATCAATCAATCCAGTGGGTTGCGCCGGATTATTGATATCGAGATCGAAGTTGAGTTTATTATAAAGAGGTGCCTGATCCAGGTAAGGCAGAACCATTGTTCCCCAGCCCCAACCACTGCCGTACTCGACATTGGCACCAACGCCTGGCTGAACGCCGATCCAGCCGGGAGGGAAGATGCTATGAGTTTCATGGTAATTGTGCAGCGCCAGACCAATCTGTTTTAAATTGTTCTTACACTGACTACGGCGAGCTGCTTCGCGTGCTTGTTGTACGGCTGGCAAAAGTAATGCAATCAGAAT
This genomic interval from Gimesia alba contains the following:
- a CDS encoding DUF1559 domain-containing protein is translated as MKSIRNTRRGFTLIELLVVIAIIAILIALLLPAVQQAREAARRSQCKNNLKQIGLALHNYHETHSIFPPGWIGVQPGVGANVEYGSGWGWGTMVLPYLDQAPLYNKLNFDLDINNPAQPTGLIDQTLTVFRCPSDPADNTFDLEEEGNPGNVLAKLATGNYIGVFGSDELDDCETVPAGTACKSTGLFYQNSNTRFRDITDGTSQTLFVGERRTDKTAGWYSTWVGAVPEGEETFARVLGATDHVPNDPASHFDDFSSHHTGGTQFLFGDGRVRFITENIDLGVYQSLSSIRGGELTSFD